A window from Chitinophaga filiformis encodes these proteins:
- a CDS encoding AraC family transcriptional regulator — protein MRTVKRKDGFEGERMISLPETVWKNAIKANPVIGQLYITHIGYFPRAAYHYRERKHGCQDNILLYCIKGKGWYTVNDRHFEMVANQFVIIPATKACLRYGSDDENPWTIYWVHFSGKDIDNFNRGFNIGLLDGPQNIHSNETGIQLWDLMYQTLNMGFGKDNLGKANLCLYHFISSFLYPEKERRRENEAKDRIDGTIKYMQQHLSAVLTVEDLAQQCELSPSHFSTLFKKATGMSPLNYFIHLKLQEACLLLYTTDMKIKDVAAAIGYDDPYHFSRLFKKTMHISPEQYRGMRRKEHIQ, from the coding sequence ATGAGAACGGTAAAACGAAAAGATGGTTTCGAGGGAGAACGCATGATCAGCCTTCCGGAAACTGTCTGGAAAAACGCCATTAAAGCCAACCCGGTAATTGGTCAGTTGTACATCACCCACATCGGTTATTTTCCCAGAGCGGCTTATCATTACCGCGAGCGAAAGCATGGTTGCCAGGACAACATCCTGTTGTACTGCATAAAAGGAAAAGGCTGGTATACTGTGAATGACAGGCATTTTGAGATGGTGGCCAACCAGTTTGTGATCATACCTGCAACGAAGGCCTGCCTGCGTTACGGATCGGACGATGAAAATCCATGGACCATCTATTGGGTGCATTTCAGCGGAAAGGATATAGATAATTTCAACCGCGGATTCAATATTGGTCTGCTGGATGGCCCGCAAAATATCCATTCCAATGAGACAGGTATCCAGTTATGGGACCTTATGTATCAGACCCTGAATATGGGATTTGGTAAAGACAACCTGGGGAAGGCGAATTTATGCCTGTATCATTTCATCTCTTCTTTCCTGTACCCGGAGAAGGAACGGCGGCGGGAGAATGAGGCGAAGGACAGGATAGATGGTACGATAAAATATATGCAGCAGCATTTGTCTGCAGTGCTGACTGTGGAAGATCTGGCGCAGCAATGCGAGCTGTCGCCCTCTCACTTTTCTACGCTGTTCAAGAAAGCAACGGGTATGTCGCCGTTGAACTATTTTATTCATCTGAAGTTGCAGGAGGCCTGTTTGCTGCTATATACTACGGATATGAAGATCAAGGATGTAGCGGCGGCCATTGGCTATGACGATCCCTATCATTTTTCCCGTTTGTTTAAGAAAACGATGCATATTTCTCCGGAGCAGTATCGTGGGATGAGAAGGAAGGAGCATATACAGTGA